Proteins found in one Desulfosoma sp. genomic segment:
- a CDS encoding radical SAM protein → MDGMHYEGIIIRPPSEADSILLQVTVGCSHNKCTFCGTYKGVRFRIKDQEIIDQDIAYAARHFPFLRRVFLTDGDALIVPQPRLVDILQKIRRAMPWIQRVGLYGNAKSILRKTPQELAELKELGLGIVYLGVESGDPETLRAIRKGISREKLIEAGRRVREAGIKLSVTVLLGIAGRDRSLQHAQATGSLLSAMDPHYVGALTLMVLPNTELGEQVRRGAFVLPTPEELLRELREMLASTHMSRGLFLSNHASNYLPIKVKMPSDKEKGLDLIDAALKRQVPLKPEWMRAL, encoded by the coding sequence ATGGACGGCATGCATTATGAAGGTATCATCATTCGGCCTCCCAGTGAGGCGGACAGTATTCTTTTGCAGGTCACCGTAGGGTGCAGCCATAATAAATGCACCTTTTGCGGGACTTACAAAGGGGTACGGTTTCGGATCAAGGATCAAGAGATCATCGACCAGGATATCGCCTATGCGGCACGTCATTTCCCTTTCCTTCGCCGAGTGTTTCTCACCGACGGCGACGCCCTCATTGTGCCGCAACCAAGACTTGTGGATATTTTGCAAAAAATTCGACGGGCCATGCCCTGGATTCAGAGGGTTGGCCTGTATGGAAACGCCAAGAGCATTTTACGTAAGACCCCTCAAGAACTTGCCGAACTGAAGGAATTGGGGCTAGGGATCGTGTACCTGGGCGTGGAAAGCGGTGACCCGGAAACCCTTCGCGCCATTCGCAAAGGCATTTCACGGGAAAAACTTATCGAGGCCGGCCGTCGGGTTCGAGAAGCCGGTATCAAGCTTTCGGTCACGGTTCTTTTGGGTATCGCCGGAAGGGATCGATCCTTGCAGCATGCGCAGGCTACCGGGTCCCTGCTTTCAGCCATGGACCCTCACTATGTGGGAGCCTTAACCCTGATGGTGCTTCCCAACACGGAACTGGGTGAGCAGGTTCGCCGAGGTGCTTTTGTGCTTCCTACCCCTGAAGAACTCCTCAGGGAACTGCGGGAAATGCTGGCCTCCACACACATGTCCCGCGGCTTGTTTCTTTCCAATCACGCGTCCAACTATTTACCCATCAAGGTGAAAATGCCTTCGGATAAGGAAAAGGGCCTGGATTTGATCGATGCCGCCTTGAAGCGCCAAGTTCCGTTGAAGCCTGAATGGATGCGCGCGCTCTAG
- the speE gene encoding polyamine aminopropyltransferase yields MTDRDMILYEPFTASMGRRFEIRRVIHRRKTPYQLVEVVDSPDFGVTLFLDRRFQTSEKDEFFYHESLVHPAMMLHANPRSVLIIGGGDGGTLEEVLKYPSVTHVTMVELDGEVVDIAKEHLRSICGAAFEDPRVHLIIGDGRKFVEETAETFDVILLDLTDPMEPSKYVYTREFYSLCAARLRPKGILGLHNDSPFFFPDAYNVITKTLDAVFPFRRQYAAYIVGYMLDFAFSVCAMDDVLEVEEKELQRRAADRGLQGLLSYTPQLLERFRTLPGYMQRILDVPCAVSTDAAPFVIKTEPF; encoded by the coding sequence ATGACTGATCGTGACATGATTCTCTATGAGCCTTTCACGGCAAGCATGGGGCGCCGGTTTGAAATTCGCCGCGTGATTCACCGTCGAAAGACCCCTTACCAGCTCGTGGAGGTGGTGGACTCCCCCGATTTCGGCGTGACCCTTTTTCTGGACCGTCGGTTTCAAACATCGGAAAAAGACGAGTTTTTTTACCACGAATCGTTGGTGCATCCGGCCATGATGCTTCATGCCAACCCCCGGAGCGTTCTGATTATCGGGGGCGGCGATGGAGGGACATTGGAAGAAGTGTTGAAGTATCCGTCGGTGACCCACGTGACCATGGTGGAATTGGACGGGGAGGTGGTGGATATCGCCAAAGAGCACCTTCGAAGCATCTGCGGGGCCGCTTTTGAAGATCCTCGCGTTCACCTCATCATCGGCGATGGCCGAAAATTTGTGGAAGAAACCGCCGAAACCTTTGATGTCATCTTGTTGGATCTGACCGATCCCATGGAACCGTCCAAGTATGTGTACACCCGGGAATTTTACAGCTTGTGCGCAGCAAGGCTGCGTCCAAAAGGGATTCTTGGACTGCATAACGATTCGCCGTTTTTCTTTCCCGACGCCTACAACGTGATCACCAAGACCCTCGATGCCGTCTTCCCTTTTAGGCGCCAATACGCCGCCTATATCGTGGGCTATATGCTGGATTTCGCCTTTTCCGTTTGTGCCATGGACGATGTGCTGGAGGTGGAGGAAAAAGAACTGCAACGCCGTGCCGCTGATCGCGGGCTTCAGGGCCTTTTAAGCTACACGCCGCAGCTTCTGGAACGTTTCCGAACGCTTCCCGGATACATGCAGCGGATTCTTGATGTCCCCTGCGCCGTTTCCACGGACGCAGCTCCCTTTGTCATCAAAACGGAACCTTTCTAG
- a CDS encoding cupin domain-containing protein, which yields MEDGLKIGDKLRRLRMENGLTQEELANRAYLTKGFISQLERDLTSPSIATLKSILDVLGVDLAEFFQDMPRPTVVARKRSRVLSSESTEECAIYFLLPRALGRIMDPVIVRMQKGGRTVEHTPHEGEEFGFVIKGSVTLWFDNKPYRLSVGDCFYFKSSTRHWVENSGRGEAHLLWVVSQSRF from the coding sequence ATGGAGGACGGCCTCAAGATCGGAGATAAGCTCCGAAGACTTCGCATGGAAAACGGCCTGACCCAGGAAGAACTGGCCAATCGGGCTTATTTGACCAAGGGATTCATTTCCCAGTTGGAACGGGACTTGACGTCGCCGTCCATTGCCACGTTGAAAAGTATTCTGGACGTGTTGGGAGTGGATCTAGCCGAGTTTTTTCAGGATATGCCCAGGCCGACCGTGGTGGCTCGCAAGAGATCGCGCGTCCTCAGTTCTGAATCCACGGAGGAGTGCGCCATTTATTTTCTTTTGCCAAGGGCCTTGGGCCGGATCATGGATCCGGTGATTGTGCGCATGCAGAAAGGTGGCCGAACCGTGGAACACACCCCTCATGAGGGAGAAGAGTTCGGCTTTGTGATCAAGGGATCGGTGACCTTGTGGTTCGACAACAAACCTTATCGCTTGAGTGTGGGGGATTGTTTTTATTTTAAGAGTTCCACGCGGCATTGGGTGGAAAATTCCGGTCGGGGCGAAGCGCATCTTCTGTGGGTGGTGAGCCAGTCCCGGTTTTGA
- a CDS encoding ATP-binding protein — translation MGFQENRPLSQSAKCTRCRQQAVIALPSHHANFCESCFEVFFHRAVLRAMKKFPIKADEPILVAVSGGKDSLATWSVLNELGYVTKGVHLNLGIPSFSKASQEAVAAFARNRNLSWTSYTLKDLIGYSIWEIRQKTRRPICSVCGMIKRRLLNRLAVQEGFRVIATGHNLDDEAGRLLGNLVRNRREYIEKHYPYLPSVHPRVPAKIKPLYRVSAHEIRTYCRVHGIEFLEEACPLSRGATSRIFQEALDMLEGKMPGTKRDFLFAYVETRSAPQLTEDFGTCDRCGEPCYGTRCSVCNLLERLREPHRSPSGEETG, via the coding sequence ATGGGTTTTCAAGAAAACAGGCCGCTTTCTCAATCGGCCAAGTGCACGCGATGTCGGCAACAAGCCGTCATCGCGCTGCCTAGTCATCATGCCAATTTTTGTGAATCGTGTTTTGAAGTTTTCTTTCACCGTGCGGTTCTTAGGGCCATGAAAAAATTCCCCATCAAGGCCGACGAACCGATCCTGGTGGCTGTTTCGGGTGGTAAGGATTCCTTGGCGACTTGGTCGGTCTTAAACGAATTGGGTTATGTCACCAAAGGGGTTCACCTGAATCTAGGGATTCCTTCGTTTTCGAAAGCCTCGCAAGAAGCCGTCGCCGCCTTTGCTCGAAACCGAAATCTTTCCTGGACGAGCTATACCCTGAAGGATCTCATCGGCTATTCCATTTGGGAAATCCGTCAAAAAACCCGCCGCCCCATTTGTTCCGTCTGCGGTATGATCAAACGCCGACTGCTCAACCGCCTGGCGGTTCAGGAAGGGTTTCGAGTCATCGCCACAGGTCATAACCTGGACGATGAAGCCGGAAGACTCCTGGGAAATCTCGTGCGTAACCGTCGAGAATACATCGAAAAGCACTACCCCTACCTGCCTTCTGTGCATCCTCGAGTGCCGGCCAAAATCAAACCCCTATATCGCGTATCAGCGCACGAAATCCGCACATACTGCCGTGTCCACGGGATTGAATTCTTGGAAGAAGCCTGTCCTTTGTCTCGAGGGGCCACAAGCCGTATCTTTCAAGAAGCTTTGGACATGCTGGAAGGCAAAATGCCGGGAACCAAAAGGGATTTCTTGTTTGCCTACGTTGAGACACGGTCCGCGCCGCAGCTTACGGAAGATTTCGGCACATGTGACCGATGCGGAGAACCCTGTTACGGAACCCGTTGCAGTGTTTGCAACCTTCTGGAACGATTACGCGAACCACATCGCAGCCCTTCAGGCGAGGAAACGGGCTGA
- a CDS encoding diguanylate cyclase, translating to MKTLLRDDSFGPQRILVVDDERSVRELVAESLSYIGHHVDMASDGLDASEKLKLAPYDIVITDMDMPRMDGMELIEHIRQHYPHTDVIAITGHATRYKYVEVISAGAADFITKPFGLDKLEAKIRRLLRERFLRRELEQLAIRDPLTGLFNRRHFRNVLIQEAVRSIRYGHPLFLVFIDIDFFKQYNDQEGHQAGDALLIELGTILQQSIREHVDSAFRYGGDEFTVVLPYLNADQVRIVVERVQKRYAALDAAPTTLSIGAARFKNLNGDVEKSVEDLIERADKAQYRAKKELGGNRLCLDGDDIPFETSSAAADEPSRSVV from the coding sequence ATGAAAACCCTTCTTCGAGATGATAGCTTCGGTCCGCAGCGCATTCTCGTGGTGGATGACGAGCGCAGCGTGCGGGAGTTGGTGGCGGAAAGCTTAAGCTACATCGGCCACCATGTGGATATGGCCTCCGACGGCTTGGACGCTTCCGAAAAGCTCAAACTCGCCCCGTACGATATTGTGATCACCGACATGGACATGCCTCGCATGGACGGCATGGAACTCATCGAGCATATCAGGCAGCATTACCCGCACACCGATGTTATCGCCATCACCGGACATGCCACCCGTTACAAGTATGTGGAAGTGATCAGCGCCGGAGCGGCGGATTTCATCACCAAACCTTTTGGTCTGGACAAGCTGGAAGCCAAGATACGACGGCTTCTTCGCGAGCGGTTTTTGCGTCGAGAACTGGAGCAGCTGGCCATTCGAGATCCCTTGACCGGCCTTTTCAACCGACGCCATTTTCGAAACGTCTTGATCCAGGAAGCGGTACGCTCCATCCGTTACGGTCATCCCCTTTTTCTGGTCTTTATCGATATCGATTTTTTCAAGCAGTACAATGACCAGGAAGGTCATCAGGCGGGAGATGCTCTGCTTATTGAACTGGGGACCATTCTGCAGCAGTCCATTCGAGAACATGTGGATTCGGCGTTTCGTTACGGAGGTGATGAATTCACCGTGGTGTTGCCGTATCTTAACGCCGACCAAGTGCGTATCGTGGTGGAACGCGTTCAAAAACGATACGCCGCTTTGGATGCAGCCCCCACAACCTTGTCCATTGGGGCCGCTCGGTTTAAAAACCTCAACGGGGACGTGGAAAAAAGCGTCGAGGACCTCATTGAACGTGCCGATAAGGCTCAGTATCGTGCTAAAAAGGAGCTGGGCGGCAATCGACTGTGCCTCGACGGCGATGACATTCCCTTTGAAACATCTTCCGCGGCCGCCGACGAACCGTCTCGATCCGTTGTCTAA
- a CDS encoding NAD(+)/NADH kinase — protein MERLLIIYKKGRSDAARLAQELVAWLTARGFDATARENLPETEITNPPSPLPMDADAVIVLGGDGTLLSVARQVADRDVPIVGVNLGGLGFLTEISRERCFQDLDHVLSGAYEIEERMRLRVVIESRGQELFVQTVLNDAVINKGALARIVELETFIDGRYLTHYRADGLIVATPTGSTAYNLSAGGPIVYPTAQAVILTPICPFTLTNRPIILPASSLIEVRLDEKAQDVTLTCDGQVGYHLSPKDSISMAMSPHSLKLIKPASTDYFDILRTKLKWGQT, from the coding sequence ATGGAACGTCTCCTGATTATTTACAAGAAAGGTCGAAGCGATGCCGCCCGGCTGGCGCAAGAACTGGTTGCATGGCTCACGGCTCGAGGCTTTGACGCGACGGCTCGAGAAAACCTTCCGGAAACAGAAATAACAAACCCACCATCGCCTCTGCCCATGGATGCCGATGCGGTCATTGTTCTCGGCGGGGACGGCACCTTGCTCAGTGTCGCCCGTCAAGTGGCGGACCGGGATGTTCCTATTGTGGGTGTGAACTTGGGTGGGTTGGGTTTTCTCACGGAAATCAGCCGAGAACGCTGTTTTCAGGATCTGGACCATGTGCTTTCTGGAGCCTACGAAATCGAAGAGCGTATGCGGCTGCGCGTGGTCATTGAAAGCCGGGGTCAAGAGCTCTTTGTCCAGACGGTTCTCAATGATGCGGTGATCAATAAGGGAGCGCTTGCCCGTATCGTAGAGCTGGAGACCTTTATTGACGGTCGCTACCTGACTCATTACCGTGCCGACGGCCTCATCGTGGCCACCCCGACGGGTTCGACGGCTTACAATCTCTCCGCAGGCGGTCCCATCGTCTATCCTACGGCGCAGGCGGTCATTTTGACCCCCATCTGTCCCTTTACCTTGACCAACCGTCCTATCATTTTGCCGGCTTCATCGCTCATTGAAGTGAGACTAGACGAGAAAGCTCAAGACGTGACCCTGACCTGCGACGGGCAGGTAGGGTATCATCTTTCTCCCAAGGATTCCATTTCCATGGCCATGTCCCCCCATAGCCTCAAACTCATCAAACCTGCCAGCACCGATTACTTCGACATTCTTCGCACCAAACTCAAATGGGGGCAGACATAA
- the speD gene encoding adenosylmethionine decarboxylase, which translates to MNMKKPEFGFGVHLMLDGYGCDPEVLQDINVIYNFLDEYPQEMEMTKIMPPYVFRYKGVVPEDWGISGFVLIAESHISIHTFPEKRYLSLDMFSCKPFDTDKAVAVVKERFRIQKCEIHVLDRGQEFPNTIEDSTHVVRMDRMLRQRSR; encoded by the coding sequence ATGAACATGAAAAAACCGGAATTCGGCTTCGGGGTCCATCTTATGCTGGACGGGTACGGATGTGATCCCGAAGTTTTGCAAGACATCAACGTGATTTACAATTTCTTGGACGAATATCCACAAGAAATGGAAATGACCAAGATTATGCCCCCGTATGTCTTTCGGTACAAAGGGGTGGTCCCTGAAGACTGGGGGATTTCCGGCTTTGTGCTTATTGCGGAAAGTCACATCAGCATTCATACCTTCCCGGAAAAAAGGTATCTCAGTTTGGATATGTTTTCCTGCAAACCTTTCGATACCGACAAAGCGGTGGCTGTCGTCAAGGAACGGTTTCGCATACAAAAATGTGAAATCCATGTTTTGGATCGAGGACAGGAATTCCCCAACACCATCGAAGATTCCACGCACGTGGTGCGCATGGATCGCATGCTGCGCCAGCGGAGCCGCTGA